Proteins encoded within one genomic window of Flavobacterium sp. NG2:
- a CDS encoding ABC transporter permease → MKALTIKTVKFMGLGYLEPLIRLTTGEEVKKNAIETGKRILLPLFSVVLFLLLWQSFSNYLGNVESQIKIEKALKDQGPEAAKRLEDCIASGDISCRPNSLPSPIMVYDALGKLWDDHLIMAAKKADFIAQYESLNAERVAKGETEIVYTGRPSFVDQIITSLKTVFAGFLLSIVIAVPFGIVLGLSNTLRTSFNWIVQIFKPVSPVVWLLLVSMIVKTILTNVDVEKSFVISFISVGLCSMWATLVNTSVGVSSVDKDFMNVAKVLQLGTFKKIFKIILPSSFPMIFTGLRITLSVAWMVLIAIELLAQSPGLGSFVWEEFQNGSSDSNSKIIVAMFIIGIIGFMLDRIMMIFQKLLTFTD, encoded by the coding sequence GGTGAAGAAGTTAAAAAAAATGCAATAGAAACAGGAAAAAGAATTCTATTACCCTTATTCTCAGTGGTACTTTTTCTTCTTTTATGGCAATCATTTTCGAACTATTTAGGAAATGTTGAATCCCAAATCAAAATTGAAAAAGCACTGAAAGACCAAGGTCCTGAAGCCGCTAAGCGATTAGAAGATTGTATTGCCTCAGGTGATATTAGTTGCAGACCAAACTCCTTACCTTCACCTATAATGGTGTATGATGCACTAGGAAAATTATGGGATGATCACTTAATCATGGCCGCTAAAAAAGCCGATTTTATTGCGCAATACGAATCGCTAAATGCAGAAAGAGTCGCTAAAGGAGAAACCGAAATCGTTTATACGGGTCGTCCTTCTTTTGTGGACCAAATCATAACGAGTTTAAAAACCGTATTTGCTGGATTTTTATTATCTATCGTTATTGCTGTTCCTTTCGGAATTGTATTAGGATTGAGTAATACGTTGCGTACGTCATTCAACTGGATTGTACAAATTTTTAAACCCGTTTCACCAGTTGTTTGGTTGTTATTGGTTTCGATGATTGTAAAGACCATTTTGACCAATGTAGATGTCGAAAAATCATTTGTGATTTCGTTCATCAGTGTGGGGTTATGTTCTATGTGGGCTACTTTAGTAAACACCAGCGTAGGAGTATCTTCTGTAGATAAAGACTTTATGAATGTTGCCAAAGTATTACAATTAGGCACTTTCAAAAAAATATTCAAAATCATACTTCCATCATCATTCCCAATGATTTTTACAGGATTACGTATCACGCTTTCTGTAGCTTGGATGGTATTGATTGCGATTGAATTATTAGCACAAAGCCCTGGTTTAGGTTCGTTTGTATGGGAAGAATTCCAAAACGGTTCTAGCGATTCCAACTCTAAAATCATTGTTGCCATGTTCATCATTGGTATCATCGGATTTATGTTGGACAGAATCATGATGATTTTCCAAAAATTACTAACGTTTACTGATTAA